One window from the genome of Spiractinospora alimapuensis encodes:
- a CDS encoding DinB family protein: MTTENLTHETDPERETLLETLAKHRGFLRYTVEGLTDEQAGLRPTVSELCLGGLIKHVAATEEGWMRFVLEGPESQKMPETEEEWAQRAAEFSMLDSDTLPAILERYADVAARTEEVVRGLDTLDVQHPLPEAPWNPPGARWSARRVLLHVLAETAQHAGHADILRESIDGQKTMG; encoded by the coding sequence GTGACCACCGAGAACCTCACCCACGAGACCGACCCCGAGCGGGAGACCCTGCTGGAGACCCTGGCGAAGCACCGCGGCTTCCTCAGGTACACGGTCGAGGGGCTCACCGACGAGCAAGCTGGGCTCCGGCCCACCGTCAGCGAACTGTGCCTCGGCGGGCTGATCAAGCACGTCGCCGCCACCGAGGAGGGCTGGATGCGGTTCGTCCTGGAAGGGCCGGAGAGCCAGAAGATGCCGGAGACGGAGGAGGAATGGGCGCAACGTGCCGCCGAGTTCTCCATGCTGGACTCCGACACCCTGCCGGCGATCCTGGAGCGCTACGCCGACGTCGCGGCGCGGACCGAGGAGGTCGTGCGCGGTCTGGACACCCTCGACGTCCAGCACCCCCTCCCCGAGGCCCCCTGGAACCCCCCGGGCGCGCGGTGGTCGGCGCGGCGGGTTCTCCTGCACGTGCTGGCCGAGACCGCGCAGCACGCCGGGCACGCCGATATCCTCCGCGAGTCGATCGACGGCCAGAAGACGATGGGCTGA